A part of Trueperaceae bacterium genomic DNA contains:
- a CDS encoding E3 binding domain-containing protein yields MSEPEIARLARNLAEQNNVDWRRLSGTGPGGLILERDVLDYLARVMAGEEALDPTPEPLPEGMDEWPEVHADSVGNYSRSAGQPTYADPDAAPLQPATEDADYLAELDEDVFLFDDDEDDTPVPTEGAALDEDAPDEDALDGESAADAYAYQPEAQAPADGSFGVEDDARLAADDDLLLVSDEPLPEPEATASGGWSEGSGSDALDEPVGSVRADDYVGTTGTTWQEDALSFDAEPTDRPDEDLSDLWDTSAASADDEPVVEPALPAFDTDATAVVGATGFEDDTPTWATSVEPEDAEEDREPSGLTVAGVAPFGAAVGEAHEPSGGAGWEAAEVVEDEFVAFGAALDGGDERAAEDAYSPPAFEPAEPDPVTRPVEAPAFAPHAAESGATLRYGELPLARTPHLLRRNVDVSALAAAQLAAGLELGGDEPLSAAPFLLRAVAKAAQDAGLVSGQVALAEMAGAVRLRRVDDAATRPFVDLVAELAGSGAEEDEVALAVVDLSGLDVDEAVLDLDVPAVTLGRFLYDSDSGDYRSTLALTGALPIAQGARLLARVDELLASPVRLLV; encoded by the coding sequence GTGAGCGAACCTGAGATCGCAAGACTCGCCAGGAACCTGGCAGAGCAGAACAACGTGGACTGGCGTCGCCTCAGCGGCACGGGCCCGGGAGGACTCATCCTCGAGCGCGACGTGCTCGACTACCTCGCGCGCGTCATGGCTGGCGAGGAGGCTCTCGATCCGACACCGGAGCCGCTCCCCGAGGGCATGGACGAATGGCCTGAGGTACACGCCGACTCCGTCGGCAACTACTCCCGGTCCGCTGGGCAGCCGACCTACGCCGACCCGGACGCCGCGCCCCTTCAGCCGGCGACCGAGGATGCCGACTACCTGGCCGAGCTGGACGAGGACGTGTTCCTGTTCGACGACGACGAGGACGACACGCCCGTACCGACCGAAGGCGCCGCCCTGGACGAGGACGCTCCGGACGAAGACGCCTTGGATGGAGAGTCTGCTGCCGACGCGTACGCCTACCAGCCCGAGGCCCAGGCGCCGGCGGACGGCTCGTTCGGGGTCGAAGACGACGCGCGGCTGGCCGCGGACGACGACCTGCTGTTGGTGTCCGACGAGCCGCTGCCGGAGCCGGAGGCGACCGCGAGCGGCGGGTGGAGCGAGGGGTCCGGCTCCGACGCGCTCGACGAACCGGTCGGTTCCGTCAGGGCCGACGACTACGTAGGCACGACCGGAACCACGTGGCAAGAGGACGCCTTGAGCTTCGACGCGGAGCCGACCGACCGACCGGATGAGGACCTGAGCGACCTCTGGGACACGAGCGCCGCAAGCGCGGACGACGAGCCCGTAGTGGAGCCGGCCCTCCCGGCGTTCGACACCGACGCGACCGCGGTCGTGGGCGCCACCGGGTTCGAGGACGACACACCCACCTGGGCGACCTCGGTGGAGCCGGAAGACGCGGAGGAGGACCGCGAGCCGAGCGGTCTCACAGTGGCGGGCGTCGCGCCGTTCGGCGCTGCGGTCGGTGAGGCTCACGAGCCCTCCGGCGGTGCCGGTTGGGAGGCAGCGGAGGTCGTCGAGGACGAGTTCGTCGCGTTCGGAGCGGCCCTGGACGGGGGCGATGAGCGTGCGGCGGAGGACGCCTACTCACCGCCCGCCTTCGAACCGGCCGAGCCGGACCCCGTAACACGGCCCGTCGAGGCCCCGGCGTTCGCGCCGCATGCCGCCGAGTCAGGCGCGACCCTCCGCTACGGAGAGTTGCCCCTCGCGCGCACCCCGCACCTGCTGCGCCGCAACGTCGACGTCAGCGCCCTCGCGGCCGCTCAGCTCGCTGCCGGCCTGGAGCTCGGCGGCGACGAACCGCTGAGCGCCGCCCCCTTCCTACTGCGCGCCGTCGCCAAGGCCGCCCAGGACGCCGGCCTTGTCAGCGGCCAGGTCGCGCTGGCGGAGATGGCCGGCGCCGTGAGGCTCAGGCGTGTCGACGACGCGGCCACGCGCCCGTTCGTAGACCTGGTGGCGGAGCTGGCGGGCTCGGGGGCGGAGGAGGACGAGGTCGCGCTGGCGGTCGTCGACCTAAGCGGTCTCGACGTCGACGAGGCGGTCCTCGACCTCGACGTGCCGGCCGTGACCCTCGGGCGGTTCCTGTACGACAGCGACAGCGGCGACTACCGGAGCACCCTGGCCCTCACGGGCGCGCTGCCCATCGCTCAAGGCGCGCGCCTGCTCGCGCGCGTCGACGAGCTCCTGGCGTCTCCCGTCAGGCTGCTCGTCTAG
- a CDS encoding PspC domain-containing protein: MTTSGSRLDSTAAQARPDALLHDERRGRRPATDRALRRSRTHRVLGGVCGGIAEFVGVAPSTVRIVYAFSALPSLGMTAVGYLLLWWLIPAKQANG, encoded by the coding sequence ATGACGACGTCAGGCAGTCGGCTCGATAGCACCGCGGCGCAGGCCCGACCTGACGCCCTCCTCCACGACGAGCGCAGGGGGCGGCGCCCCGCCACCGATCGGGCGTTGCGGCGCAGCCGCACGCACCGCGTGCTTGGCGGTGTCTGCGGCGGCATCGCCGAGTTCGTCGGCGTCGCTCCTAGCACGGTGCGCATCGTATATGCCTTCAGCGCCCTCCCCTCGCTGGGGATGACTGCCGTCGGCTACCTATTGCTCTGGTGGCTCATCCCTGCCAAGCAAGCCAACGGCTAG
- a CDS encoding UbiX family flavin prenyltransferase, which produces MTDDLSTNGGARRPEREVVVGVSGASGLIYAVDLLAATKRAGVRSSLVVSAGAKLVAPTELPEGLKQLKALADVDYKDSDLGAPIASGSHLTAGMIIAPCSASTLAKVAQGHADTLITRAAHVTLKERRPLVLVLREAPYSRPMLVNMLAAHDAGATVLPAAPGFYHNPTDIGELIAGVTSRALDLLGVANDHAPRWRSWDE; this is translated from the coding sequence GTGACGGACGACCTGTCAACCAACGGTGGAGCCCGGCGGCCCGAGCGCGAGGTGGTGGTCGGCGTGAGCGGCGCAAGCGGCCTGATCTACGCCGTCGACCTCCTCGCCGCCACCAAGCGCGCCGGTGTCAGGAGCTCGCTCGTCGTCAGCGCGGGCGCCAAGCTCGTGGCGCCGACCGAGCTGCCCGAAGGCCTGAAGCAGTTGAAGGCGCTGGCGGACGTCGACTACAAGGACTCCGACCTCGGCGCTCCGATCGCCTCCGGGAGCCACCTCACGGCCGGCATGATCATCGCGCCGTGCAGCGCGAGCACGCTGGCCAAGGTCGCGCAAGGCCACGCCGACACGCTGATCACGCGCGCCGCCCACGTGACGCTCAAGGAGCGCAGGCCCCTCGTGCTCGTCTTGCGTGAGGCGCCTTACTCGCGGCCGATGCTCGTGAACATGCTTGCCGCGCACGACGCCGGCGCCACGGTCCTCCCGGCCGCGCCCGGCTTCTACCACAACCCGACCGACATCGGCGAGCTCATAGCCGGCGTTACGAGCCGCGCCCTCGACCTCCTCGGTGTGGCCAACGACCACGCGCCCAGGTGGCGCTCGTGGGACGAGTGA